One segment of Triticum aestivum cultivar Chinese Spring chromosome 2A, IWGSC CS RefSeq v2.1, whole genome shotgun sequence DNA contains the following:
- the LOC123187678 gene encoding 3-oxoacyl-[acyl-carrier-protein] synthase I, chloroplastic, which yields MQNLLLPNAAAAPFCAPPGRPSRLSVRASAVSSSAPRRETDPRKRVVITGMGLVSVFGNDVDVYYERLLAGESGVGAIDRFDASGFPTRFAAQIRGFSSEGYVDGKLDRRLDDIHRYALVATRKALECASLAPGTSAMEKVDKERAGVVVGSGMGGITALSDGIASLVTKGCGKISPLCIPHAITNISSALVAMGAADGFRGPNYSISTACATSNHCFNSAADQIRLGRADVMIAGGTEAGIIPIALGAFFACRALSQRNVDPGTASRPWDKDRDGFVLGEGAGLLVMESLEHAMRRGAPILVEYLGGAVNSDAHHMTDPRPDGLGVSSCIMRSLENAGVAPEEVNYINAHATSTLAGDLAEVKALKQVFKDPSKIKMNATKSMIGHSLGAAGAFEAIATIKAITTGWVHPTINQFNPEPTVDQFDTVPNVKQQHKVNVGISNSFGFGGHNSVVVFAPFKS from the exons ATGCAAAACCTGCTTCTCCCGAACGCGGCCGCTGCGCCCTTCTGCGCGCCGCCGGGGCGGCCATCCCGCCTCTCCGTTCGCGCCTCGGCAGTGTCGTCGTCGGCGCCTCGGCGGGAGACCGACCCGAGGAAGCGGGTGGTGATCACGGGGATGGGCCTGGTGTCGGTGTTCGGGAACGACGTGGACGTGTACTACGAGCGGCTCCTCGCCGGGGAGAGTGGCGTCGGCGCCATCGACCGTTTCGACGCCTCCGGGTTCCCCACGCGCTTCGCCGCCCAGATCCGCGGCTTCTCCTCCGAGGGCTACGTCGACGGCAAGCTCGACCGCCGCCTTGACGACATCCACCGCTACGCCCTCGTCGCCACCAGGAAGGCCCTCGAGTGCGCAAGCCTCGCCCCCGGCACCAGCGCCATGGAGAAGGTCGACAAGGAACGGGCCGGCGTGGTCGTCGGCTCCGGCATGGGCGGCATCACGGCGCTCTCCGACGGCATCGCCAGCCTCGTGACCAAGGGGTGCGGGAAGATATCTCCCCTGTGCATCCCGCACGCCATAACCAACATCAGCTCCGCCTTAGTCGCCATGGGCGCTGCCGACGGCTTCCGAGGCCCGAACTACTCGATCTCCACCGCGTGTGCCACCTCCAACCACTGCTTCAACAGCGCCGCCGACCAGATCCGACTGGGCCGAGCCGACGTCATGATCGCCGGTGGCACCGAAGCTGGCATCATCCCGATCGCCCTCGGCGCGTTCTTCGCGTGCAGGGCGCTGTCGCAGAGGAACGTCGACCCCGGCACGGCGTCGAGGCCGTGGGACAAGGACCGCGACGGCTTTGTCCTTGGTGAAGGAGCCGGACTACTG GTCATGGAAAGCCTCGAGCATGCAATGAGACGCGGCGCTCCGATTCTCGTGGAGTACTTGGGAGGCGCTGTAAATAGTGACGCTCACCACATGACTGATCCTAGACCAGATGGCCTTGGTGTTTCATCGTGCATAATGAGAAGCCTCGAAAATGCAGGTGTGGCGCCGGAGGAG GTCAATTACATAAACGCACACGCTACCTCGACCCTTGCTGGAGACCTGGCAGAAGTGAAAGCTTTGAAGCAAGTCTTCAAGGACCCATCCAAGATTAAGATGAATGCAACGAAG TCCATGATTGGCCATAGCCTTGGCGCGGCAGGTGCCTTCGAAGCCATTGCGACCATCAAAGCGATCACCACCGGATGGGTGCACCCAACTATAAACCAGTTT AATCCAGAACCGACAGTTGATCAATTTGACACGGTGCCTAATGTGAAACAACAACACAAAGTAAATGTTG GCATCTCCAATTCATTTGGATTTGGCGGACATAATTCAGTGGTGGTATTTGCACCGTTTAAGTCATGA
- the LOC123187677 gene encoding 3-oxoacyl-[acyl-carrier-protein] synthase I, chloroplastic, giving the protein MQNLLLPNAAAAAPWCAQPRRRPSRLSVRASASSPSAPRRETDPRKRVVITGMAVVSVFGNDVDAYYARLLAGESGVGAIDSFDASGFPTRFAAQIRGFSSEGYVDAKLDRRLDDCHRYALVASKKALESACLAAGSSAMEKVDKERAGVIVGSGMGGITAFSDGVENLVTKGYRKISPFCIPHAITNTSSAMIAMDAAVGFRGPNYSISTACATSNHCFHSAADQIRLGRADVMVAGGTEAAIIPIGLGGFVACRALSQRNDDPGTASRPWDKDRDGFVMGEGAGILVMESLEHAMRRDAPILAEYLGGAVNSNAYHMTNPRPDGCGVSVCIRQSLENAGVTPEEVNYINAHATSTPAGDLAEVNALKQVFKDPSRIKLNATKSMIGHSLGAAGGLEAIATIKAITTGWVHPTINQFNPEPEVDQFNTVRSVKQQHEVHVGISNSFGFGGQNSVVVFAPFKS; this is encoded by the exons ATGCAAAACCTGCTTCTCCccaatgccgccgccgccgcgccctggtgcgcgCAGCCGCGGCGGCGGCCATCCCGCCTCTCCGTGCGCGCCTCGGCGTCGTCACCGTCGGCGCCTCGGCGGGAGACCGACCCGAGGAAGCGGGTGGTGATCACGGGGATGGCCGTGGTGTCCGTGTTCGGGAACGACGTGGACGCGTACTATGCCCGGCTCCTCGCCGGGGAGAGCGGCGTCGGCGCCATCGACAGCTTCGACGCCTCCGGGTTCCCCACCCGCTTCGCCGCCCAGATCCGCGGCTTCTCCTCCGAGGGCTACGTCGACGCCAAGCTCGACCGCCGCCTCGACGACTGCCACCGCTACGCCCTCGTCGCCTCCAAGAAGGCCCTCGAgtccgcctgcctcgccgccgggtCCAGCGCCATGGAGAAGGTCGACAAAGAACGTGCCGGCGTGATTGTCGGGTCCGGCATGGGCGGCATcacggccttctccgacggcgtcgAGAACCTCGTGACCAAGGGGTACAGGAAGATATCTCCCTTCTGCATCCCGCACGCCATCACCAACACGAGCTCCGCCATGATCGCCATGGACGCGGCCGTCGGCTTCCGGGGCCCTAACTACTCGATCTCCACGGCATGTGCCACCTCCAACCACTGCTTCCACAGCGCCGCCGACCAGATCCGGTTGGGCCGAGCCGACGTCATGGTCGCCGGTGGCACCGAAGCCGCCATCATTCCAATAGGGCTCGGCGGGTTCGTGGCGTGCAGAGCGCTGTCGCAGAGGAACGACGACCCCGGCACGGCGTCGAGGCCGTGGGACAAGGACCGCGATGGCTTTGTCATGGGCGAAGGAGCCGGAATACTG GTCATGGAAAGCCTCGAGCATGCAATGAGACGCGACGCTCCGATTCTGGCGGAGTACTTGGGAGGCGCCGTAAACAGCAACGCTTACCACATGACTAATCCGAGACCAGATGGCTGCGGCGTGTCGGTGTGCATCAGGCAGAGCCTTGAAAACGCAGGCGTCACACCAGAGGAG GTCAATTACATAAATGCTCATGCAACCTCAACCCCCGCTGGAGATCTTGCAGAGGTGAATGCTTTGAAGCAAGTTTTCAAGGACCCATCTCGGATTAAACTGAACGCAACCAAG TCAATGATAGGGCATTCCCTAGGTGCAGCGGGCGGTTTGGAGGCCATCGCTACCATCAAAGCAATAACCACCGGATGGGTGCATCCTACTATAAACCAATTT AACCCAGAGCCGGAAGTTGATCAATTTAACACGGTGCGTAGTGTAAAGCAACAACACGAAGTACACGTTG GTATCTCCAATTCATTTGGATTCGGAGGACAAAATTCAGTGGTGGTATTTGCGCCATTTAAGTCCTAA